The following coding sequences lie in one Pseudomonas sp. SL4(2022) genomic window:
- the msbA gene encoding lipid A export permease/ATP-binding protein MsbA: MSDVRDDVAQPSSLKIYLRLLGYVKPYIGMFLISIFGFLIFASTQPMLGYILKFFVDGLNNSNVGLFAGVPWVQAHAPWLAELKLLQAVPLLIVLIALWQGIGSFLGNFYLAKVSMGLVQDLRIALFNNLLTLPNRYFDSHNSGHLISRITYNVTMVTGAATDAIKVVVREGMTVVFLFATLLWMNWKLTLVMVAILPIIGLMVSSTSKKFRKQSKKIQVAMGDVTHVASETIQGYRVVRSFGGERYEQQRFQAASEDNRLKQLKMVKTGAVYTPSLQLVIYSAMAVLMFLVLLLRGDASAGDLVAYITLAGLLPKPIRQLSEVSSTIQKGVAGAESIFEQLDEPSEVDVGIQERERVTGRLQVSNLSFQYPTSEKPVLNNISFVAEPGQMVALVGRSGSGKSTLASLIPRFYHHEQGQILLDDLDVEEYRLRNLRRHIALVTQHVTLFNDTVRNNIAYGDLIEAPLEAVKRAAEDAYAAEFIEKMPQGYDTLVGENGVLLSGGQRQRLAIARALLKDAPLLILDEATSALDTESERHIQAALDKVVEGRTTIVIAHRLSTIEKADLILVMEQGEIVERGTHVQLLALNGYYARLHARDFADDADLHAEPSA; encoded by the coding sequence ATGAGTGATGTGAGAGATGACGTGGCCCAGCCAAGCAGTCTGAAAATATACCTTCGGTTACTGGGATACGTTAAGCCGTACATCGGTATGTTTTTGATCAGTATCTTCGGATTTCTGATCTTCGCCTCCACTCAGCCAATGCTTGGTTACATCCTGAAGTTCTTCGTGGATGGCCTCAATAATTCGAATGTTGGGCTTTTTGCCGGGGTTCCGTGGGTGCAGGCACATGCCCCTTGGCTTGCAGAGCTTAAATTGCTGCAGGCTGTTCCCCTGCTTATTGTGCTTATCGCACTCTGGCAGGGCATTGGTTCGTTTCTCGGCAACTTTTACCTCGCAAAAGTTTCCATGGGGCTGGTTCAAGACCTGCGTATCGCGTTGTTCAATAATCTTCTGACGTTGCCCAATCGCTATTTCGATAGCCATAACTCAGGTCACCTGATTTCCAGAATTACTTACAACGTAACCATGGTCACTGGTGCTGCTACGGATGCCATCAAAGTGGTGGTGCGTGAGGGAATGACGGTGGTCTTTCTCTTTGCAACCTTGCTATGGATGAACTGGAAGCTGACGTTGGTCATGGTTGCGATATTGCCGATCATTGGACTAATGGTATCCAGCACCAGCAAGAAATTTCGTAAACAAAGCAAGAAGATCCAAGTGGCGATGGGGGATGTCACTCATGTGGCTTCGGAAACCATTCAGGGCTATCGAGTCGTCCGTAGTTTTGGCGGCGAACGTTATGAGCAGCAACGGTTCCAGGCCGCCAGTGAGGATAATCGCCTCAAGCAGCTGAAAATGGTTAAAACAGGTGCGGTCTACACCCCTTCGCTGCAATTGGTGATCTACAGCGCCATGGCCGTGTTGATGTTCCTGGTTCTGTTGTTGCGCGGTGATGCCAGTGCGGGCGATTTAGTTGCGTACATCACGCTGGCTGGTCTTTTGCCGAAGCCGATTCGTCAGCTGTCGGAGGTCAGTTCGACTATCCAGAAAGGGGTGGCCGGTGCCGAGAGTATTTTCGAGCAGTTGGATGAGCCCTCGGAGGTCGATGTAGGCATTCAGGAGCGTGAGCGAGTCACTGGGCGTCTGCAGGTCAGCAATCTCAGCTTCCAGTATCCGACGAGTGAAAAGCCGGTGCTCAACAATATTTCTTTTGTTGCCGAACCCGGTCAGATGGTGGCGCTTGTGGGGCGTTCGGGCAGCGGCAAATCCACGCTGGCGAGTCTGATTCCGCGTTTCTACCACCATGAGCAAGGCCAAATTCTGCTCGATGACCTGGATGTAGAGGAGTACAGGCTGCGTAATCTGCGTCGCCATATTGCTCTGGTGACCCAGCATGTCACGTTGTTCAATGACACCGTGCGCAACAATATTGCGTATGGCGATTTGATCGAGGCGCCCTTGGAGGCTGTCAAGCGTGCCGCTGAGGACGCTTACGCTGCCGAGTTTATCGAGAAGATGCCACAGGGCTACGACACGCTGGTGGGCGAGAACGGTGTGCTGCTCTCGGGTGGCCAGCGTCAACGCTTGGCAATTGCTCGTGCGCTGCTCAAAGATGCGCCGTTGTTGATTCTCGATGAAGCCACTTCGGCGCTGGACACCGAGTCCGAACGGCATATTCAAGCCGCACTGGACAAGGTGGTTGAGGGGCGCACCACCATCGTGATTGCCCATCGCTTGAGTACGATCGAGAAAGCTGACCTGATTCTGGTCATGGAGCAAGGCGAAATTGTTGAGCGCGGCACCCATGTGCAGTTATTAGCGCTCAACGGTTACTACGCGCGTCTGCATGCCCGCGATTTTGCGGATGATGCTGACCTGCATGCTGAGCCGAGTGCCTGA
- a CDS encoding glycosyltransferase, whose protein sequence is MTTSEVAEAAQPWVLQFCHGYDGPFLDCARQYAALFVGTPYKVCTVYLTGKPSAAVEQGSASDEVLFLDYSSRDVRGLKLKAIRDLTRIAASRDFKFCIAHRFKPIYVALLGSDLPVIGVHHAFGDYKRRTRQLFANFFRKRLALLGVSNAVRDDMRACLPSWPFERIETLYNRIDLHAVQAAQVSREVAREHLGLPQDAWVVGNVGRLHPDKDQATLIRGFAEALPQLPEGSLLAIMGSGRLEAPLKALARELGVDASVRFLGQVANGRNYFKAFDVFALTSDHEPFGMVLLEAMAADVQVLATDCGGAPEVVGESAALFALGGHTVLAARLRSAAVGRLGALGTERVKAGFTDEIARTHFWSWPGVSRIVQEAGNGQS, encoded by the coding sequence ATGACAACGTCTGAGGTCGCGGAGGCTGCTCAGCCGTGGGTGCTGCAGTTCTGTCACGGCTATGACGGCCCCTTCCTCGATTGCGCGCGGCAGTACGCCGCGCTCTTTGTTGGTACGCCTTATAAAGTGTGCACGGTGTACCTGACGGGTAAACCGAGTGCTGCGGTCGAGCAAGGCTCGGCATCTGACGAGGTGCTTTTCCTCGACTACTCCAGTCGCGACGTGCGCGGCCTCAAGCTCAAGGCGATCCGCGACCTCACGCGTATTGCCGCTTCGCGCGACTTTAAGTTCTGTATCGCCCATCGCTTTAAACCGATCTACGTCGCCCTGCTGGGTAGCGATCTCCCGGTCATCGGTGTGCACCATGCGTTTGGCGACTACAAGCGGCGAACGCGCCAGCTGTTTGCCAACTTCTTCCGCAAGCGCCTGGCCTTGCTCGGGGTTTCCAATGCGGTGCGCGATGACATGCGGGCCTGCCTGCCGAGCTGGCCGTTCGAGCGTATCGAAACGCTGTACAACCGCATTGATCTTCACGCCGTTCAGGCGGCTCAGGTTTCACGCGAAGTGGCACGTGAGCATCTTGGTTTACCGCAAGATGCTTGGGTGGTCGGCAATGTCGGGCGCCTGCACCCTGACAAGGATCAAGCTACCTTGATTCGTGGCTTTGCCGAGGCCTTGCCGCAGTTACCGGAAGGCAGTCTGCTGGCGATTATGGGCAGCGGTCGACTTGAGGCACCGTTAAAAGCGCTTGCCCGCGAGCTGGGTGTGGACGCGTCGGTGCGCTTTCTCGGTCAAGTGGCCAATGGGCGTAACTATTTCAAAGCGTTTGATGTGTTTGCCCTGACTTCAGATCACGAACCATTTGGGATGGTGTTACTGGAGGCTATGGCGGCCGATGTGCAGGTTCTGGCTACGGATTGTGGTGGCGCGCCTGAGGTGGTCGGCGAGTCTGCGGCATTGTTCGCGCTGGGTGGTCACACTGTGCTGGCCGCTCGACTGCGGTCTGCTGCCGTGGGCAGGCTTGGCGCGCTTGGTACCGAACGCGTAAAGGCCGGTTTTACGGATGAGATTGCGCGCACGCATTTCTGGTCATGGCCTGGTGTGAGTCGCATCGTGCAGGAGGCCGGTAATGGTCAGTCGTGA
- a CDS encoding PIG-L deacetylase family protein — MSARKQILLKRHRRQKRIALLLALIVLALVGVLVAWWWVPVLLVFGWVAHEAWFADHLFYAPSDDYSYAFALSGRAINGRIDVGCVRLDGEVEAADTLILQVQINANWLGRWFDPYVRIGNDRQDFERGVKGRRYLNLSGQGELLVQGKLSVRSRFCRLDSLVTLYAQRNPDYAERRLMIVAPHADDAELAAFGLYSRAREVSILTLTQGEIEAEAYQPLGLEQAAAAQLKGRLRAWDSLAVPLWGGVPQSQCLQLGYYCLQLPAMQAQPEQAFGSRESGETDIRSVRGNNALPLPGDADGVPSWRNLLADLVAALEHYQPEVVVTPHPQLDPHSDHVASTQALLDAIELSGWKPKTLLLYANHLHDNDRWPMGPAGFGIALPPAIEALPADGLWSPCLDAAQQLDKAMALAMQHDLQGPLPLKRRIRRWIQYVLVGRRWPATGEDEFFRKAVRRHELFWVRTLGG, encoded by the coding sequence ATGTCAGCCCGTAAACAGATCCTGCTCAAACGCCATCGCCGACAAAAGCGTATTGCCTTGCTGTTGGCCCTTATTGTCTTGGCGCTCGTCGGCGTGCTGGTCGCCTGGTGGTGGGTGCCGGTCCTCTTAGTGTTTGGCTGGGTCGCCCATGAGGCCTGGTTTGCCGATCACCTGTTTTATGCGCCCAGCGATGACTACAGCTACGCCTTTGCGCTGTCGGGCCGCGCCATTAACGGTCGTATTGATGTCGGTTGCGTGAGGCTGGACGGTGAGGTGGAGGCGGCTGATACCCTGATTCTGCAGGTGCAGATAAACGCCAATTGGCTAGGTCGTTGGTTCGATCCTTATGTGCGGATTGGCAATGACCGTCAGGACTTTGAGCGGGGCGTGAAGGGGCGGCGCTACCTGAATCTGTCCGGACAGGGCGAACTACTGGTGCAGGGCAAGTTGTCTGTGCGTAGTCGCTTTTGTCGCCTCGATTCGCTTGTCACGCTTTATGCGCAGCGCAACCCGGACTACGCCGAGCGGCGCTTGATGATTGTCGCGCCGCACGCCGACGACGCTGAACTGGCCGCTTTTGGCCTGTACAGCCGGGCGCGCGAGGTCAGCATCCTTACCCTCACGCAGGGCGAAATCGAAGCCGAGGCTTATCAGCCCCTCGGGCTGGAGCAAGCGGCTGCCGCTCAGCTCAAGGGCCGTTTGCGCGCCTGGGACAGCCTGGCGGTGCCGCTGTGGGGCGGTGTGCCGCAAAGCCAGTGCCTGCAGCTGGGCTATTACTGCCTGCAGCTACCAGCGATGCAGGCGCAGCCTGAGCAGGCGTTCGGTTCGCGGGAGTCCGGTGAAACGGATATTCGTAGCGTGCGGGGGAACAATGCCCTGCCCTTGCCCGGTGATGCCGATGGTGTGCCCAGCTGGCGCAATCTGCTGGCGGATCTGGTGGCTGCGCTTGAGCATTACCAGCCCGAGGTTGTTGTCACCCCGCATCCGCAATTGGACCCGCACAGCGACCACGTTGCCAGCACCCAAGCGCTGCTAGACGCGATTGAGCTTAGTGGCTGGAAGCCGAAAACCCTGCTGCTGTATGCCAACCACCTGCACGACAACGACCGCTGGCCCATGGGACCGGCGGGTTTTGGCATCGCGTTGCCGCCGGCCATTGAGGCGCTACCGGCTGATGGGCTGTGGAGCCCGTGCCTGGATGCTGCGCAACAACTGGATAAAGCCATGGCGCTGGCCATGCAGCACGATTTACAAGGCCCGTTGCCGCTTAAACGGCGTATCCGCCGCTGGATTCAGTATGTGTTGGTTGGGCGGCGCTGGCCGGCCACCGGTGAAGATGAATTCTTCCGCAAGGCGGTGCGCCGCCATGAACTGTTCTGGGTGCGCACGCTCGGCGGTTAG
- a CDS encoding toluene tolerance protein → MMLSTKHLNDSALATLTADAKVLEEDSLGPKVYRLANGHFLKLFRRKRLISSALLRPYSARFYQNAERLAELGIPTLTPITLYTFAEKQLSAVLYTPLPGQTLKELYLQNPESFITRLPALCDFIRELHRKGIYFRSLHLGNIVLTPQNTLGLIDVADLAFHRRSLSKAKAARNLKHFARLLRQMEIAGRFPMAELSAAVLAD, encoded by the coding sequence ATGATGCTCAGCACGAAACACCTGAACGATAGCGCATTGGCAACACTGACCGCTGACGCGAAAGTGCTCGAAGAAGACAGCCTGGGACCCAAGGTTTATCGCCTCGCCAACGGCCACTTCCTCAAGCTTTTCCGGCGCAAACGCTTGATTTCCTCAGCCCTGCTCAGGCCGTATTCCGCACGCTTCTATCAAAACGCAGAACGCTTGGCTGAACTAGGCATTCCAACGCTAACGCCTATCACGCTGTACACCTTTGCGGAAAAGCAGCTCAGTGCCGTTCTCTATACACCGCTTCCAGGCCAGACGCTCAAGGAGCTGTACCTGCAGAATCCCGAAAGTTTTATCACGCGCCTGCCGGCTCTCTGTGACTTCATCCGCGAGCTTCACAGAAAAGGGATTTACTTCCGCTCACTCCACTTGGGCAACATCGTGCTGACCCCACAAAACACCTTGGGACTAATTGATGTTGCCGATCTGGCCTTTCACCGTCGATCGCTGTCAAAAGCCAAAGCGGCACGCAACCTCAAGCACTTTGCCCGCCTGTTGCGGCAAATGGAGATTGCCGGACGCTTTCCCATGGCCGAGCTATCGGCTGCGGTTTTAGCAGACTAA
- a CDS encoding glycosyltransferase: MSVLNVMWSGGAAFVSVHKVHRQILQLCEPDEVIETLLLQSGDAAPLSDVGRVTSLDLSSARIKGAGLFGALQRVLDRRRLAKRLMQQPPRVVLIDGIGVAAFILPLLAKLTATRAVVMFHGSKRLKAAQIALLRGFPADRLDLVAVSATLAAELEAQVGLKVLSGRVAIEPVAFRSSLLAREIAQRALGIPPGAGRTIGAVGRLVPEKGFSHLLTATAGWLLNNPEDRLVIVGEGVERQQLTALAEKLGVLRQVHLTGHHAEAPRLYSAFDLICIPSEQEGLGLVLPEAVIAGVPVLANDLAVFREQLNGAAGLLPCAAEAWRDALNTVLKEDLAALADVQRAGLDADGVWTRFGAFYQGLLAR, from the coding sequence GTGAGCGTTCTAAACGTTATGTGGAGTGGTGGTGCAGCCTTCGTATCCGTTCACAAGGTTCATCGTCAGATTCTTCAGTTGTGTGAGCCCGATGAGGTTATAGAGACGTTGTTATTGCAGTCGGGAGATGCCGCGCCTTTGTCTGACGTTGGGCGCGTTACCTCGCTAGATCTTTCTTCTGCTCGAATCAAAGGTGCTGGACTATTTGGGGCGCTCCAGCGTGTATTGGATCGGCGGCGACTGGCTAAGCGACTGATGCAGCAACCGCCCCGCGTGGTGCTTATTGACGGCATTGGTGTGGCAGCGTTCATTCTCCCCTTGTTGGCAAAGCTGACCGCTACACGAGCGGTAGTGATGTTTCATGGTTCGAAACGGCTGAAAGCGGCACAGATTGCTCTCTTGAGAGGCTTTCCTGCGGATCGTCTGGATCTGGTTGCGGTTTCGGCCACGTTGGCCGCTGAGCTTGAAGCGCAGGTCGGGTTAAAGGTGTTGAGCGGGCGTGTAGCGATTGAGCCCGTGGCATTTCGATCCTCGCTTTTGGCGAGAGAAATCGCGCAGCGAGCCCTTGGAATTCCGCCAGGCGCCGGGCGAACCATTGGCGCGGTGGGTCGCTTGGTGCCAGAAAAAGGCTTTAGCCATCTGCTGACTGCTACCGCGGGTTGGCTCCTGAACAACCCCGAGGATCGTCTTGTGATTGTCGGAGAAGGGGTTGAGCGCCAGCAATTGACAGCCCTTGCTGAAAAGTTGGGTGTGCTCAGGCAGGTTCATTTGACCGGTCATCATGCCGAAGCCCCCCGACTGTACTCGGCCTTTGATTTGATATGCATTCCATCGGAGCAGGAAGGGTTAGGGTTGGTCTTGCCTGAGGCGGTGATTGCAGGCGTACCAGTTTTGGCGAACGATTTAGCGGTCTTTCGTGAACAGCTCAATGGTGCTGCAGGGCTTTTGCCATGCGCTGCTGAGGCGTGGCGCGATGCGCTCAATACTGTGCTGAAAGAAGACCTCGCTGCACTGGCTGATGTGCAGCGTGCGGGCTTGGATGCCGACGGTGTTTGGACGCGCTTCGGGGCGTTTTATCAGGGCTTGCTTGCGCGTTAG
- a CDS encoding carbamoyltransferase, with protein sequence MALTILGLSGALSHDPSAALYIDGKLIAAAEEERFVRDKHAKNRMPYESAKFCLEQAGIKPSDVDVVAIPFAPISIFEKARWQYAKRYWYAPDRALDAILMGNRRYKRYHKKIQWCLEQLGFDLKKIKIEPVEHHLAHAASAYHCSGFTEKTAILGIDGKGEYATTFFGYGENGKIHKIKEFYDPDSLGGLYGAITEFLGFEMLDGEFKVMGMAPYGDAAKYDFSRLAKFENGELIINTDYANVIGFRRYKENGKGYYFSPKLIEWLGPKRQGDIADDPYIHYAASMQALFEKLALEMMEYYLGGIIRETGKIAFAGGCALNVKLNQKIIARDDVKELFVQPASGDAGTSVGAAAYISHQRGVPVEKMEHVYLGPSYSNEDVIAACARHPSKPVFKQIDNMPQRIAKIMVDANPVAWFQGRMEFGPRALGGRSIIGCPSVAGVADRINEQIKFRERWRPFCPSMLDTVGPQMLKVDHPSPFMTFTFEVNDEWKTRVGEVVHEDGTSRAQVLKREYNPRYYDMMLELEKLTGNGVSLNTSLNRRGEPMICSPTDALNMFYGSDLQYLIMEDILVVKDGKDWYDNV encoded by the coding sequence GTGGCATTGACGATTCTCGGCCTTTCCGGCGCCCTCAGCCATGATCCATCCGCCGCCCTGTATATCGACGGCAAGTTGATCGCGGCCGCCGAAGAAGAGCGCTTTGTGCGCGACAAGCACGCGAAGAACCGTATGCCCTACGAGTCGGCCAAGTTCTGTCTGGAACAGGCCGGGATCAAGCCGTCCGACGTTGATGTGGTGGCTATTCCGTTTGCGCCGATCAGCATCTTCGAGAAAGCCCGCTGGCAATATGCCAAGCGCTACTGGTACGCACCGGATCGCGCCCTCGATGCGATCCTCATGGGCAATCGCCGCTACAAGCGTTACCACAAGAAGATTCAGTGGTGCCTGGAGCAGCTGGGTTTCGACCTGAAGAAAATCAAGATTGAGCCGGTCGAGCATCACCTGGCTCACGCCGCCAGCGCCTATCACTGCTCGGGTTTTACCGAGAAGACTGCGATCCTCGGCATCGACGGCAAGGGCGAGTACGCCACCACCTTCTTCGGTTACGGCGAGAACGGCAAGATCCACAAGATCAAGGAATTCTACGACCCGGATTCGCTCGGCGGCCTGTACGGCGCGATCACCGAATTCCTCGGCTTCGAGATGCTCGACGGCGAGTTCAAGGTCATGGGCATGGCGCCCTACGGTGACGCGGCCAAGTACGACTTCTCGCGCCTGGCCAAGTTCGAGAACGGTGAGCTGATCATCAACACCGACTATGCCAACGTCATCGGCTTCCGCCGCTACAAGGAAAACGGCAAGGGCTACTACTTCTCGCCCAAGCTGATCGAGTGGCTGGGGCCGAAGCGCCAGGGCGACATTGCGGACGATCCTTACATCCACTACGCCGCCAGCATGCAGGCGCTGTTCGAGAAGCTGGCGCTGGAAATGATGGAGTACTACCTCGGTGGCATTATCCGCGAGACCGGCAAGATTGCCTTCGCCGGTGGTTGCGCGCTGAACGTCAAACTGAACCAGAAGATCATCGCGCGCGACGATGTGAAAGAACTGTTCGTCCAGCCGGCTTCTGGCGATGCCGGTACTTCGGTCGGCGCGGCTGCCTATATTTCGCACCAGCGCGGCGTGCCGGTGGAAAAGATGGAACACGTCTACCTCGGTCCGTCCTACAGCAACGAAGACGTGATCGCCGCCTGTGCTCGCCACCCGAGCAAGCCGGTGTTCAAACAGATCGACAACATGCCGCAGCGCATTGCCAAGATCATGGTCGACGCCAACCCGGTGGCCTGGTTCCAGGGGCGCATGGAGTTCGGTCCGCGCGCCCTCGGTGGTCGTTCGATCATCGGCTGCCCGAGCGTGGCCGGTGTGGCCGATCGCATCAATGAACAGATCAAGTTCCGCGAGCGCTGGAGGCCGTTCTGCCCGTCGATGCTCGACACCGTTGGCCCGCAGATGCTCAAGGTCGATCACCCAAGCCCGTTTATGACCTTCACCTTTGAAGTCAACGACGAGTGGAAGACCCGCGTCGGCGAAGTGGTGCACGAAGACGGCACCTCGCGTGCCCAAGTGCTCAAGCGCGAATACAACCCGCGCTATTACGACATGATGCTGGAATTGGAAAAACTCACCGGCAACGGCGTGTCGCTGAACACTTCGCTGAACCGCCGTGGCGAGCCGATGATCTGCTCGCCGACCGACGCGCTGAACATGTTCTACGGCTCGGACCTGCAGTACCTGATCATGGAAGACATCTTGGTGGTCAAGGACGGCAAGGATTGGTATGACAACGTCTGA
- a CDS encoding glycosyltransferase — MNVLFLVQAEQRAILDRLYDGIAASCDSCDIRWLSSDEQANLKRYFREHVDLSRYDRVLFFLRFKKEMRQWRFIRTLPNLVILEHDAYQNYIPCKYTGKFSAHYRRMPWVRIISSGAQVSQRLSAEGFDAIFVPKGYDQGLMTYQGLARDIELAFIGSTKSVAYSGRKALLDELASVENLLVTKTRSGQEYNDTLNRIRFFVSADVGMGEYMIKNFEAMAVGCVLLAYDQGAEENAALGFVDMQNLVLYRDIPELREKLGILRADLEKAQAIAEAGRALVEQRYSFAALGHAITDAMRPSLRAQKTLPWLPRLLARMNLI; from the coding sequence GTGAACGTGCTTTTTCTGGTCCAAGCCGAGCAGCGTGCAATCTTAGACAGGCTGTATGACGGCATCGCCGCGTCATGCGACAGCTGCGACATTCGTTGGCTGAGTAGCGATGAGCAGGCCAATCTGAAGCGCTATTTCCGCGAACACGTTGATCTGTCCCGCTACGACAGGGTTCTTTTCTTCCTGCGCTTCAAGAAAGAGATGCGCCAGTGGCGCTTCATTCGCACCTTGCCCAACCTAGTGATTCTCGAGCACGACGCCTACCAGAACTATATTCCGTGCAAATACACGGGGAAGTTCAGCGCCCACTACCGGCGTATGCCCTGGGTGCGCATCATCAGCTCCGGTGCCCAGGTCAGCCAGCGTCTAAGTGCGGAGGGGTTCGATGCTATTTTCGTGCCCAAAGGCTACGACCAGGGCCTGATGACCTATCAAGGTCTGGCGCGTGATATCGAGTTGGCCTTTATTGGTAGCACCAAGAGTGTGGCGTATAGCGGGCGCAAGGCGCTGCTGGATGAGTTGGCGAGTGTCGAGAACCTGTTGGTTACCAAGACGCGATCAGGCCAGGAATATAACGACACACTCAACCGTATCCGCTTCTTCGTAAGCGCTGATGTCGGGATGGGTGAATACATGATCAAGAACTTTGAGGCGATGGCCGTGGGTTGTGTATTGCTCGCCTATGACCAGGGTGCCGAAGAAAATGCGGCGTTGGGGTTTGTCGATATGCAGAACCTCGTGCTTTACCGCGATATTCCTGAACTGCGTGAAAAGCTTGGCATATTGCGCGCTGATCTGGAAAAAGCACAGGCGATTGCTGAGGCTGGTAGGGCTCTAGTTGAGCAGCGTTACAGTTTTGCAGCGCTAGGGCATGCAATCACCGACGCCATGCGCCCTTCATTACGTGCTCAAAAAACGTTGCCGTGGTTGCCTCGCCTGCTGGCTCGAATGAATTTGATCTGA
- a CDS encoding GNAT family N-acetyltransferase, whose product MLSHWRAWRERGWTVIEASEYAAAWQRFGGSVATHPQVVERLAGLTGLPVRYLGWFAGGELQAAIPTWGRHLALSKDVLKQQGKRGLFDLGNAELILPAAPSVSVPLRHRGRYISRLNADAISTLREQPEGLALAREPEEYSKKFRYNQRREQRLLEEAGGVIRPMLELCAAEQALIYADLFQRRWGFEATGKAHLAEVFSLMRDFMTGSLIYLSDQPVAIQVLYRVEAPQWVSLEYINGGVDPQNREFSPGSVLSFINTQAAWSEARALGKPLRYSFGRADREYKDRWCNRVAVYQV is encoded by the coding sequence ATGCTCAGTCATTGGCGCGCTTGGCGCGAGCGAGGCTGGACGGTCATCGAGGCATCTGAGTACGCCGCCGCCTGGCAACGTTTTGGCGGCAGTGTGGCCACGCATCCGCAGGTGGTCGAGCGGCTGGCTGGCTTGACGGGCCTGCCGGTGCGTTATCTCGGCTGGTTCGCGGGTGGCGAGTTGCAGGCGGCGATTCCGACCTGGGGACGGCATCTGGCGCTGTCCAAGGATGTGCTCAAGCAGCAGGGCAAGCGCGGCCTGTTCGACCTTGGCAATGCCGAGTTGATTCTTCCGGCAGCGCCCTCGGTCAGCGTCCCGCTGCGCCATCGCGGTCGGTATATTTCCAGGCTCAATGCCGATGCGATCAGCACCCTGCGTGAGCAGCCCGAAGGGTTGGCTCTGGCCCGTGAACCTGAGGAATACAGCAAGAAATTTCGCTACAACCAGCGCCGTGAGCAGCGGTTATTGGAAGAGGCCGGCGGGGTGATTCGGCCCATGCTCGAGCTTTGCGCTGCCGAGCAGGCGCTGATTTATGCCGATCTGTTCCAGCGTCGCTGGGGTTTTGAGGCCACCGGCAAGGCGCATTTGGCCGAGGTGTTCAGCCTGATGCGCGACTTTATGACCGGCTCGCTGATCTACTTGAGTGATCAACCCGTGGCGATTCAAGTGTTGTACCGCGTCGAAGCGCCGCAGTGGGTCAGCTTGGAATACATCAATGGCGGAGTGGACCCGCAAAACCGCGAGTTCAGCCCTGGCAGCGTGTTGAGTTTTATCAATACGCAGGCCGCCTGGAGCGAAGCTCGCGCGCTGGGCAAACCATTGCGCTATTCCTTCGGCCGGGCTGACCGCGAATATAAAGACCGCTGGTGCAACCGCGTCGCGGTTTATCAGGTTTGA
- a CDS encoding O-antigen ligase family protein, whose translation MLLITCGYLWFLMGIAWAPSNKIYQQALVALLWLPGILAMFIFHRRLLDIWCSSRVFCSFLLLFLGWAALSTLWTGADEPLRELKRVFYVGLFLVSLALLSSQHPERIWQGLAVAFVGLALACLASICLFYIRDMQPLTARLYGIGQVGHPILGAYVMALVVIWGARFKPSGIWQSLLWGALMLSALMFILLGQSRGATLALVAGIFALLLLRGGRAVWGGSAAIILVCWGAYELFAPLILARGFSYRPEIFQASLDMFMQNPLLGLGVGTDYRVVTFNYPEGFDHTHNGFTHVAVELGFPGVVLWISVWLSAFHTVWQRRFSAEGRLVFGTLVVSLAALQFDAASLWGTPRAEWFVVWLPLALTLALIAQPQNARLRPACIEVS comes from the coding sequence ATGTTGCTGATAACCTGTGGCTATTTGTGGTTTCTAATGGGGATTGCATGGGCACCGAGCAATAAGATTTATCAGCAAGCGTTAGTAGCCTTGCTCTGGCTGCCGGGCATTCTGGCAATGTTTATCTTTCATCGACGTTTGCTTGATATATGGTGCAGCAGTCGGGTGTTCTGTTCGTTTTTATTGCTTTTCTTGGGCTGGGCTGCGCTGAGTACCTTGTGGACTGGTGCGGATGAGCCGCTGCGAGAATTGAAACGTGTTTTTTATGTAGGGCTTTTTCTTGTTTCTCTGGCGTTATTGTCTTCTCAGCACCCTGAGCGGATCTGGCAAGGGTTGGCTGTTGCCTTTGTAGGCTTGGCTCTTGCGTGTTTAGCGAGTATCTGCCTCTTTTATATCCGCGATATGCAGCCACTCACTGCTCGGCTTTATGGCATCGGGCAGGTGGGGCATCCAATTCTTGGTGCCTATGTGATGGCGCTTGTGGTGATTTGGGGCGCACGGTTTAAACCTTCTGGCATCTGGCAGAGCCTTCTATGGGGGGCGCTGATGCTGTCTGCTTTAATGTTTATTCTGTTAGGCCAGAGTCGCGGGGCTACGCTGGCGTTAGTCGCGGGTATTTTTGCCTTGCTCTTACTTCGTGGCGGGCGCGCAGTGTGGGGCGGTAGCGCAGCAATCATACTTGTCTGCTGGGGGGCTTATGAATTGTTCGCGCCGTTGATTCTCGCGCGTGGTTTTTCGTATCGGCCAGAAATTTTCCAGGCCAGTCTCGATATGTTTATGCAAAATCCCTTACTCGGGTTAGGCGTCGGTACGGATTATCGGGTTGTCACGTTCAACTATCCCGAGGGGTTCGATCACACACACAATGGCTTCACCCATGTTGCTGTTGAGTTGGGTTTTCCTGGCGTGGTTTTGTGGATCAGCGTGTGGTTGAGTGCCTTTCACACTGTTTGGCAGCGCCGCTTCTCCGCCGAAGGGCGGCTGGTATTCGGGACCTTGGTTGTGTCGCTGGCGGCACTTCAGTTCGATGCGGCCAGTCTATGGGGGACTCCAAGGGCTGAGTGGTTTGTCGTCTGGCTTCCTCTGGCCCTCACGCTTGCTCTCATCGCACAACCGCAGAATGCTAGACTGCGGCCCGCCTGTATTGAAGTGAGCTGA